In Ignavibacteriales bacterium, a single genomic region encodes these proteins:
- a CDS encoding sigma-54 dependent transcriptional regulator, with the protein MAKGKILVVEDEDILAQTLDRLLTDEGYQVSVCLEGEKALSVLSQTNPDIVMSDIYLGEQNGLRLLKQMREQGMDMPVIMMTAFADISLAVQAMKDGASDFITKPLDFKHLCIVVEKTMKQSMLQRKVRILEEELGTERSRHGIVGNSLIIRRLLQTAERLSQGEQTTVLLEGESGTGKELFARYVAQKSLRADKPFITINCGAIPKDLAESEFFGYEKGAFTGATERMKQGRFELANGGTILLDEIGELSLDMQVKLLRVLDEHKYYRLGGTKEISVDVRVIAATNRNLVKEVEAGRFREDLYYRLNVAVLKIPPLRERKDDIAPLAYTFLQEFSKKFGKPAPKVSQEAIQFLEQNPWKGNVRELKNALERVMLLCDAPLLGPEQFVFLRVGGKASFAPVGFEDHQFALQIPGSGIAMKEVLRELILKTLAITSGNQVQAAKILGITRSKLRYRMEQLSIEPEQRSYKISA; encoded by the coding sequence ATGGCAAAAGGAAAAATTCTTGTCGTTGAAGATGAGGACATCCTCGCACAGACTCTTGACAGGCTCCTTACGGATGAAGGATATCAGGTCAGCGTCTGTCTCGAAGGAGAGAAAGCGCTTTCCGTGCTTTCCCAGACGAATCCTGACATCGTAATGTCAGACATCTATCTGGGCGAGCAAAACGGATTGCGGCTTCTCAAACAGATGCGGGAGCAGGGGATGGATATGCCGGTCATCATGATGACGGCCTTTGCCGACATCTCGCTGGCAGTTCAGGCGATGAAGGATGGGGCGTCTGATTTCATTACCAAGCCCCTCGATTTCAAACACCTCTGCATCGTTGTGGAAAAAACGATGAAGCAATCAATGCTGCAGAGGAAAGTGCGGATCCTCGAGGAGGAACTCGGAACAGAGCGGTCGCGCCATGGCATTGTCGGCAACAGCCTCATTATCCGCCGGCTGCTCCAGACCGCGGAGCGCCTGTCCCAGGGGGAGCAAACAACTGTCCTTCTCGAAGGGGAGAGCGGAACGGGCAAAGAGCTGTTTGCACGGTATGTCGCGCAGAAGAGCTTGCGTGCGGACAAGCCATTCATCACGATCAACTGCGGAGCGATACCGAAAGATCTGGCCGAGAGCGAGTTCTTTGGCTACGAGAAAGGCGCGTTCACCGGGGCGACCGAGAGGATGAAGCAGGGGCGATTCGAGCTCGCCAACGGAGGGACCATATTGCTGGACGAGATCGGCGAACTCTCTCTCGACATGCAGGTGAAGCTCCTGCGCGTCCTCGACGAGCACAAGTACTACCGTCTCGGCGGCACGAAGGAGATCTCCGTCGATGTCCGTGTGATTGCCGCGACCAATCGCAACCTCGTGAAGGAAGTCGAGGCGGGACGATTCAGAGAAGATCTGTATTATCGTCTCAACGTTGCCGTGCTGAAGATCCCGCCGCTGCGCGAACGCAAAGACGACATCGCGCCGCTGGCATATACGTTCCTGCAGGAGTTTTCCAAGAAGTTCGGAAAGCCGGCTCCCAAAGTCTCGCAGGAGGCCATTCAGTTTCTCGAACAGAACCCCTGGAAGGGAAACGTTCGGGAGCTCAAGAATGCTCTGGAGCGCGTTATGCTCCTGTGCGACGCTCCCTTGCTTGGTCCGGAGCAGTTCGTGTTTCTTCGCGTCGGAGGTAAGGCGTCGTTCGCGCCCGTGGGATTCGAGGATCACCAGTTCGCCCTCCAGATTCCGGGTTCGGGGATTGCAATGAAAGAGGTTCTCCGTGAGCTGATCCTGAAGACGCTGGCCATCACGAGCGGTAATCAGGTCCAGGCCGCAAAGATCCTTGGCATTACGAGATCGAAACTCAGATATCGGATGGAACAGTTGAGCATCGAACCTGAACAGCGCAGCTACAAAATCAGTGCGTAG
- a CDS encoding ATP-binding protein yields MPNPNEAVPQASQAGTTKLTILLVDDVPENLELLEDVLQENGFGTMTASSGQEALEQLRQHEVHLVVSDAMMPKMDGLELCTFVRKDQRTASIPFIIYTGDYLDKEDEELARSIGVDRYVEKMGGVDVLVDVVKGIVRERYGYDTGGSTLESQHLDDHIFLEKHHAIVVKKLEQKMNELEMFAQTLSRKNRELQISEARYRGLFEQASVAIYVLMSDTDKVVDVNKEGLDLLGYTRDELIAMSSFPFEASELATLSTLRNPDGYFGEAMLKDKDGARLHVEISAGPFVRGVDSKVLMFVRDVTEQKKIREKLMLAEKMSLMGTLASGIAHEIRNPLAAVSLNLQYLQEKTQEGTPVQGAVLTALEGAKRIEKVIDNTLGLARMTPPKIREESVNDIVDQALTFVKLNVQQKGLELVTVLGEELPFVHVDSRQIQQVLINLIQNAVDACPQGSAITLKTYCIEETLQLVEGVPAERSVVLSIRDTGIGIPPERMADLFEPLRTTKPGGTGLGLALSKRILDRHNAEIRIESAEGGGTMVRLIFPTQIHIER; encoded by the coding sequence ATGCCCAATCCTAACGAGGCGGTTCCGCAGGCCTCTCAGGCCGGAACCACCAAGCTCACCATTCTCCTCGTCGATGACGTTCCCGAAAATCTCGAATTGCTCGAGGATGTACTCCAGGAGAATGGTTTTGGAACCATGACCGCGTCAAGCGGCCAGGAAGCTCTCGAACAACTCAGGCAGCATGAAGTTCACCTGGTTGTGTCCGACGCGATGATGCCGAAAATGGACGGACTGGAACTCTGCACGTTCGTCAGAAAAGACCAGCGCACGGCATCGATCCCCTTCATCATTTACACCGGCGACTATCTCGACAAAGAAGACGAAGAACTTGCGCGCAGCATTGGGGTTGATCGGTACGTCGAGAAGATGGGGGGCGTTGACGTTCTCGTCGATGTCGTGAAGGGAATTGTCCGCGAGCGATACGGGTACGACACTGGGGGCAGCACGCTCGAGTCACAGCACCTCGATGACCACATCTTCCTCGAGAAACATCACGCGATCGTCGTAAAGAAGCTGGAACAGAAAATGAACGAGCTGGAGATGTTCGCGCAGACACTCTCGCGTAAGAATCGGGAGCTGCAGATTTCCGAAGCACGGTACCGCGGCCTGTTCGAACAGGCGAGTGTCGCCATCTATGTGCTGATGAGCGACACGGACAAAGTTGTGGACGTTAACAAAGAGGGGCTTGATCTGCTCGGGTACACAAGAGACGAGCTCATTGCCATGTCGAGTTTTCCGTTCGAGGCGTCCGAGCTCGCAACGCTCAGCACCCTCCGCAACCCGGACGGGTATTTTGGCGAAGCGATGCTGAAAGACAAAGACGGAGCCAGGCTCCACGTGGAGATTTCGGCGGGACCGTTTGTGCGGGGCGTAGACAGCAAGGTGCTCATGTTCGTCAGGGACGTGACAGAGCAGAAGAAGATCAGAGAAAAACTGATGCTGGCCGAAAAGATGTCGTTGATGGGAACGCTGGCCTCCGGAATCGCTCACGAGATTCGTAACCCTCTCGCAGCAGTCAGCCTGAACCTTCAGTACCTGCAGGAGAAAACCCAGGAAGGGACTCCCGTGCAGGGGGCTGTGCTGACAGCGCTCGAAGGGGCAAAGCGCATCGAAAAGGTTATCGACAACACGCTGGGTCTCGCGCGCATGACTCCGCCGAAGATCAGGGAAGAGTCTGTCAACGATATCGTGGATCAGGCACTCACGTTTGTGAAGCTGAATGTCCAGCAGAAAGGGCTTGAGTTGGTCACGGTGCTGGGAGAGGAACTGCCTTTTGTGCACGTCGATAGTCGTCAGATCCAGCAGGTGCTCATCAACCTGATTCAAAATGCGGTCGATGCCTGTCCCCAGGGGAGCGCGATTACGCTCAAGACATATTGCATCGAAGAGACACTCCAGCTTGTGGAGGGAGTGCCGGCTGAGCGGAGCGTGGTATTGTCGATTCGGGATACAGGAATCGGGATTCCGCCGGAGAGAATGGCAGACCTTTTTGAGCCGCTCAGGACCACGAAGCCCGGTGGCACGGGGTTGGGGCTTGCACTTTCGAAACGCATACTCGATCGGCATAACGCAGAAATTCGAATTGAATCCGCAGAGGGGGGTGGGACAATGGTTCGTCTAATTTTCCCGACGCAAATACACATTGAAAGGTGA
- a CDS encoding response regulator transcription factor, whose product MTSQKKITVIIADDHTLVRRGLVTLLSLNKDVEVIAEVGDGRVAIDMTMEMQPDVVMMDLSMPNLSGFEAIRQIKRKAPKVKILVLSAYDNEEYVLETIQSGADGYMLKDTSPGELNTALKTVSSGRPYYSPAIARIAEEAKTAAASSFGARGSSIADRLTEREREILQLIAESRSHQQIAEMLHISVRTVDTHRNNIIQKLGLHDTASLVTFAIKNGIIILPR is encoded by the coding sequence ATGACCTCCCAGAAGAAAATCACCGTGATCATCGCAGACGACCATACTCTCGTGAGAAGAGGATTGGTCACGCTCCTTTCGCTCAATAAAGATGTTGAGGTCATTGCAGAGGTGGGGGATGGGCGGGTTGCGATTGACATGACGATGGAAATGCAGCCCGATGTCGTGATGATGGATCTGAGCATGCCCAACTTGAGCGGGTTCGAAGCAATCCGCCAGATCAAGAGGAAGGCCCCGAAGGTCAAGATTCTCGTCCTGTCGGCATATGACAACGAGGAATACGTTCTCGAGACCATCCAAAGCGGTGCCGACGGATACATGTTGAAGGATACTTCCCCCGGCGAGCTGAATACGGCTCTGAAGACCGTCTCGAGTGGGAGGCCTTACTACAGCCCCGCAATCGCAAGAATCGCTGAGGAGGCAAAAACGGCCGCTGCGTCATCGTTCGGCGCCCGGGGGTCGAGCATTGCTGACCGCCTCACGGAGCGTGAGCGGGAGATTCTGCAGCTTATTGCCGAATCGCGCTCGCATCAGCAGATAGCGGAAATGCTGCACATAAGTGTCAGAACCGTGGATACGCACCGCAACAACATCATTCAGAAGCTCGGTCTTCACGATACCGCGAGCCTCGTGACATTCGCCATCAAGAACGGCATTATTATACTCCCGCGTTAG
- a CDS encoding flagellar protein FlaG has protein sequence MATSAVSLSQVSAGSRSGATGRSQSGDEQAAKRKILTKAEIDSALRELNTAMRSLGTSLSFSVDGVTKQTVVTVTDAQTHEVIRQIPSEDMLRVSQRITELLGVLFDRAA, from the coding sequence ATGGCAACGAGCGCAGTTTCATTGAGTCAAGTGTCCGCGGGATCGCGGTCCGGGGCGACAGGGCGGAGCCAATCTGGCGACGAGCAGGCGGCGAAACGCAAGATCCTCACCAAAGCAGAAATCGATAGTGCTCTGCGTGAGTTGAACACTGCAATGAGGTCACTCGGGACGAGTCTGTCCTTCTCAGTAGACGGTGTGACAAAGCAAACGGTTGTGACCGTTACTGACGCCCAAACGCATGAGGTCATACGTCAGATCCCGTCGGAGGACATGCTCAGGGTGTCGCAACGGATCACAGAACTCTTGGGGGTACTATTTGACAGGGCAGCATAG
- the fliD gene encoding flagellar filament capping protein FliD, whose protein sequence is MADASSIGSLSSSIDSLVAQYKSSLQSKSVTPLTDKKTTLNARITSLSTMKAKLQALYETAGGLAVSRSESVDVLNSSRFTNASTTIATSELTAAEKLAGSATRQIKIMMGGTDVTVDVTIAKDDTNDTVLTSIANAINASGTANQLLTASVSQLADGKEKLVLTSKTTGSQHAITLIDVGAGTLLDSIGLSDSVVTNRTGASAAATADDPVGNPGGYSLPGSIALLNAARSTKFVAYATQSSDIAVTASADSGATTGTHTLSVSQLAKNDTLITRQFVSTGTTISDALAGEGYGTKKFTITTGTGSAVEVSVAVTQGQTNATVLSAIASAVSAKTDFGVTASVVNDDGTHSRLVLTSKATGSAAAVSAVADVSGTLATTLGLTGISYASGARTLSSTSQTGFLKADSGLLDAKLKIDGVDIVRGTNTVTDALQGVTLTLNSLTTSDMTLGVTVNSGQIRSNLQKFLSDYNTAISHIKSQTAVDPTNNVRQIFAGDATILSLRFNLQTDVTKAVTGLGADPAALSDFGITADKDGALSVSDAVKFNNATTTDISKLAQVFDSADGIATRIKNRLSGFVATAGRLDATKDGVSGQLTSLNKQITKANERITMLVTKYRDQFAQLQAAYTAATNQQSMMTQLYTSLGLI, encoded by the coding sequence ATGGCTGATGCATCATCCATAGGATCACTCTCGTCGTCTATTGACAGTCTCGTCGCTCAGTATAAGTCGAGCCTCCAGAGCAAATCTGTGACGCCGCTGACGGACAAAAAGACGACGCTCAATGCCAGGATCACGTCCCTCTCGACAATGAAGGCGAAGCTGCAGGCGCTCTACGAGACCGCCGGCGGCCTTGCAGTGTCCCGGTCTGAAAGTGTGGATGTTCTCAACTCATCGCGTTTCACGAACGCCTCGACTACCATTGCGACGAGCGAACTGACCGCAGCTGAAAAGCTCGCCGGGAGCGCAACCCGGCAGATCAAGATCATGATGGGTGGAACCGATGTGACGGTCGACGTCACAATCGCAAAGGACGACACGAATGACACAGTCCTTACGTCCATCGCCAATGCGATCAACGCATCAGGTACGGCGAACCAGCTTCTGACCGCCTCGGTATCGCAGCTGGCAGATGGAAAAGAGAAGCTCGTGCTGACAAGCAAGACCACAGGCTCTCAGCACGCGATTACGCTCATTGATGTCGGCGCGGGGACGTTGCTTGACAGCATAGGATTGTCGGATTCTGTCGTAACGAACCGAACGGGAGCCTCAGCCGCGGCGACAGCCGATGACCCCGTTGGCAATCCTGGAGGTTACAGCCTTCCCGGGAGTATCGCTCTGCTGAACGCAGCCCGCTCAACGAAATTCGTCGCCTATGCGACACAAAGTTCGGACATCGCTGTCACGGCCTCAGCAGATTCGGGCGCAACGACCGGAACTCATACGCTCAGCGTAAGCCAGTTGGCCAAGAACGATACGCTTATCACCAGGCAGTTTGTCTCGACAGGGACAACCATTTCTGATGCCCTCGCAGGAGAGGGATACGGGACGAAGAAGTTCACGATCACGACGGGCACGGGTTCGGCGGTTGAGGTGAGTGTCGCCGTTACACAGGGACAGACGAATGCGACAGTTCTGTCCGCGATAGCCTCGGCCGTATCCGCAAAGACAGATTTCGGTGTTACGGCATCTGTGGTCAACGATGACGGCACGCATTCACGTTTAGTGCTCACATCGAAAGCGACAGGGTCGGCAGCTGCGGTCAGCGCCGTGGCTGATGTATCCGGGACTCTTGCAACCACTCTGGGCTTGACTGGAATCTCCTATGCTTCCGGCGCCCGGACGCTTTCTTCGACGAGTCAGACTGGTTTTCTCAAAGCAGATTCAGGGCTATTGGATGCGAAGTTGAAAATCGATGGCGTCGATATTGTCCGCGGTACTAACACAGTCACCGATGCCTTGCAGGGAGTCACTCTCACGCTGAACAGTCTTACTACCTCTGACATGACACTTGGCGTCACGGTGAATTCCGGGCAAATCCGGAGCAACCTCCAGAAGTTTCTCAGCGATTACAACACGGCGATCTCACATATCAAGTCGCAGACGGCCGTAGATCCTACGAATAATGTTCGCCAGATCTTTGCCGGGGATGCGACGATCCTGAGCTTACGGTTCAACCTGCAAACGGATGTGACGAAAGCCGTGACAGGCCTGGGAGCTGATCCGGCGGCGCTCTCTGATTTTGGCATCACAGCTGACAAGGACGGAGCTCTGAGTGTGTCGGATGCAGTGAAGTTCAATAATGCCACGACTACGGATATTTCGAAATTGGCCCAAGTCTTCGACTCCGCTGACGGCATTGCCACACGAATCAAGAACCGCCTGTCGGGTTTCGTTGCAACCGCCGGGCGATTGGACGCAACGAAAGACGGCGTCAGCGGACAACTGACGAGTCTCAACAAGCAGATCACGAAAGCGAATGAACGTATCACGATGCTGGTGACCAAATACCGGGATCAGTTTGCCCAGCTTCAGGCCGCCTACACCGCCGCGACCAACCAGCAGTCGATGATGACACAGTTGTATACCTCGCTTGGCTTGATATAG
- a CDS encoding flagellin codes for MAALSGGSRINTNISALNALNALNKVNAELGVHQIRLASGKKINSASDDASGYVISKKMEGRIRSLNAASDNVGDAMNLLSVAEGGYSTIADLLTQVKDKVTRFTNAGFSSAEKDALAAEIDQLASEIDQAATQTKFNGISIINGSFKSTITAAGTAGTVGTTITSNAHSMVVDSVDVSGAAASATFTFTAGANKVTVSDGTNSVDISTVGGLAAGAKKTFSFHNASVTMLGSAGTLSAQELADAMSTKTVTSSAGSNPSWQVGEARTESFSVNLSTSVTSTSLLGAAGGAITSASITNTFKDNVDSAIGTVLGVIGNIGAQINRLQAKSDMLTTSVTNTEAAKSRILDADIAKEQISAVKLQVLQQTATAQLAQANQSPQVFLSLFR; via the coding sequence ATGGCAGCATTATCAGGTGGTTCCCGGATCAACACCAACATTTCTGCGCTCAATGCCCTCAACGCATTGAACAAGGTCAACGCGGAACTTGGTGTCCATCAAATTCGCCTTGCCAGTGGCAAGAAAATCAACTCGGCATCGGATGATGCATCCGGCTACGTCATATCCAAGAAAATGGAAGGCCGTATCCGTTCATTGAATGCTGCCAGTGACAACGTTGGCGATGCGATGAACCTGTTGAGCGTTGCTGAAGGCGGTTATTCGACAATTGCCGACCTTCTGACGCAAGTCAAGGATAAAGTCACGCGTTTCACCAACGCGGGCTTCTCCTCGGCTGAAAAAGATGCACTCGCCGCTGAAATTGATCAACTGGCGTCTGAAATTGATCAGGCCGCCACGCAGACCAAGTTCAACGGTATCTCCATCATCAACGGCAGCTTCAAGTCCACCATCACGGCAGCCGGAACGGCGGGAACTGTAGGTACCACAATTACCTCCAATGCCCACTCGATGGTTGTTGACAGTGTGGATGTCAGCGGTGCTGCAGCCAGCGCTACCTTCACCTTCACGGCTGGCGCAAACAAAGTCACCGTAAGCGACGGAACGAACTCGGTTGACATCAGCACAGTTGGCGGACTCGCCGCAGGCGCCAAGAAGACCTTCAGCTTCCACAACGCCAGCGTCACGATGTTGGGTTCAGCGGGAACATTGTCGGCGCAGGAACTGGCCGATGCTATGAGCACCAAAACGGTTACCTCGTCTGCCGGATCGAATCCATCCTGGCAGGTCGGTGAAGCTCGCACAGAGTCGTTCTCGGTTAACCTCAGTACCTCTGTGACTTCAACGTCGCTCCTCGGTGCTGCGGGTGGCGCAATCACAAGCGCCTCCATCACCAATACCTTCAAGGACAACGTTGATTCTGCAATCGGAACGGTCCTCGGTGTCATCGGAAACATCGGTGCACAGATCAATCGTCTCCAGGCGAAGTCAGATATGTTGACGACGTCGGTTACCAACACGGAAGCTGCAAAGAGCAGAATCCTGGATGCAGACATTGCGAAGGAACAGATCTCCGCAGTGAAGCTCCAGGTCCTGCAGCAAACTGCGACGGCACAATTGGCGCAAGCCAACCAGTCACCGCAGGTATTCTTGTCGCTCTTCCGATAA
- a CDS encoding glycosyltransferase yields the protein MTREDNTRSKHRSGAGPRVSVSMIVRDEEQFLAGCLESIKDIADEIIVVDTGSTDRTIEIARTFGAAVSQIEWCDDYSSARNESLRRCTGDWVLYVDADERLAEEGRGEIESLTRDTSAIAFRCSIVGEEWLPKGKVNNIGLYPRLFRRIPEFRFKGRVHEQLFHSSLGHQYTVRPSGITILHLGYQQSVETTRRKCQRNIDLLGAQLQEEPSDPMARYQLGNTLGIVGRYEEALIELNKVLELASVPTHVSASTLNALASFSLLLDDPAGSLWYAADSARIAPNQVTSPRLQASAYLALGKPAEALASMLRIRDMQKDLLRKDKIDVSFDATIPSVELDYMCGRCHADLGDWGQAAECFYKAAANDIYYEDVLDRYLEADLRRSDRVASREDLRNLISRHGSDVSVIQHLLGFYSTRLDWEAFEIVAEYSRTHSVHNDDTSVLMIQTYLSRGEFEKGLAEVHRGETCRVSSMNFNRIAVQAALKARDFQLALAYLEKIASQAAIPAGDLPL from the coding sequence ATGACCCGAGAAGACAACACCCGATCCAAGCACCGTTCCGGAGCCGGGCCACGGGTCTCAGTGAGTATGATCGTCCGCGATGAGGAGCAGTTTCTTGCCGGCTGCCTCGAAAGCATCAAGGACATCGCTGATGAGATCATCGTGGTTGACACCGGGTCGACTGACCGGACGATCGAGATTGCGCGTACCTTCGGTGCCGCCGTATCTCAAATCGAGTGGTGTGATGACTACTCATCAGCGAGAAACGAGTCCCTTCGCCGCTGCACGGGGGATTGGGTTCTCTACGTCGATGCAGACGAGCGGCTGGCGGAAGAGGGACGCGGGGAAATTGAATCTCTGACCAGAGATACAAGTGCAATAGCTTTTCGATGTTCCATCGTTGGCGAAGAATGGCTGCCGAAGGGTAAGGTCAACAATATTGGGCTGTACCCGCGTCTCTTTCGGCGCATTCCTGAATTCCGTTTCAAAGGCAGAGTCCACGAGCAGCTGTTTCACTCGAGTCTGGGGCACCAGTATACGGTTCGCCCATCAGGGATCACCATCCTGCATTTGGGTTATCAGCAGTCGGTCGAGACAACCAGGAGGAAGTGTCAGCGTAACATCGATCTGCTAGGCGCACAGTTGCAGGAGGAACCCTCCGACCCGATGGCCCGGTATCAGCTTGGGAATACGCTTGGAATAGTCGGGAGATACGAGGAAGCTCTCATTGAACTCAATAAAGTTCTGGAATTAGCCTCAGTCCCGACACACGTTAGCGCCTCGACATTGAATGCTCTTGCCTCGTTTTCCCTGCTTCTGGATGATCCTGCCGGGTCCCTGTGGTACGCCGCTGATTCTGCGCGGATTGCCCCGAATCAAGTCACATCGCCGAGATTACAGGCGTCCGCGTATCTTGCGCTTGGCAAGCCGGCCGAGGCGCTGGCAAGCATGCTTCGAATCCGGGATATGCAGAAAGATCTACTTCGTAAGGACAAGATCGACGTCTCATTCGATGCAACAATACCCTCCGTTGAACTGGACTATATGTGCGGACGTTGTCATGCCGATCTGGGCGACTGGGGGCAGGCAGCCGAATGCTTCTACAAAGCCGCGGCAAACGACATCTACTACGAGGATGTTCTTGATCGCTACTTGGAAGCGGACCTCCGTCGTTCTGATCGGGTCGCCTCGCGCGAGGATCTTCGCAACCTGATCTCCCGTCATGGAAGCGACGTGAGCGTCATTCAACACCTCCTCGGGTTCTACAGTACAAGGCTCGATTGGGAAGCCTTTGAAATTGTTGCAGAGTATTCCCGAACCCATTCGGTGCACAACGATGACACGTCTGTCCTGATGATTCAGACGTATCTCAGCCGCGGTGAATTTGAAAAAGGGCTGGCGGAGGTGCATCGAGGTGAGACGTGCAGAGTTTCCTCTATGAATTTCAACCGTATCGCAGTTCAGGCTGCGTTGAAGGCCCGGGATTTTCAACTGGCATTGGCATATTTGGAAAAAATCGCATCTCAGGCTGCCATACCCGCAGGGGATCTGCCTCTTTGA